A region from the Methylocella sp. genome encodes:
- a CDS encoding extracellular solute-binding protein has protein sequence MKHMILKSLAATAIVAGLAAASAAHAAGELYIYNWTDYTSPDLIAKFEKETGIKVTLDTYDSNETLLAKLKSGSAGYDIVIMSSDFVPIFTKEGLIQKIDAPKLPGYDNMEARWRSPAWDKDNQYTIPYDWGVTAFSVNTKFIKEPADSLKLLFEPPAEAKGKVGMFGSPSEVISLAEMYLGLPPCQTDTANMKKVSELLERQAPSVKVYNSDGIIDRQGSGETWIHEVWSGDSARARANNPDIKFIFPKEGVVAWMDNIGVPTSAKDPENAKLFIEFMMKPENSGLSSNFTHYASAVSGSDAYYDSALKDAPELKVPAGTKMTFTPVCPEEAIKLMDRVWTKLKK, from the coding sequence AGCTCTATATCTACAATTGGACCGATTACACCTCGCCCGATTTGATCGCGAAGTTCGAGAAGGAGACCGGAATCAAGGTGACGCTCGACACCTACGATTCCAACGAGACCCTCCTCGCCAAATTGAAATCGGGCTCGGCTGGATACGACATCGTGATCATGTCGTCCGATTTCGTGCCGATCTTCACCAAGGAAGGCCTGATCCAGAAGATCGACGCGCCCAAATTGCCGGGTTACGACAACATGGAAGCGCGCTGGCGGAGCCCAGCCTGGGATAAGGACAACCAATATACGATCCCCTACGACTGGGGCGTGACGGCGTTCTCGGTAAATACAAAATTCATCAAGGAGCCGGCCGACTCGCTGAAGCTCCTTTTCGAGCCGCCCGCGGAAGCCAAGGGCAAGGTCGGCATGTTTGGCTCGCCAAGCGAGGTCATCTCGCTTGCCGAGATGTATCTCGGCTTGCCCCCCTGCCAGACCGATACTGCCAACATGAAGAAAGTGTCGGAGCTGCTTGAGCGGCAGGCCCCAAGCGTCAAGGTTTACAATTCCGACGGCATCATCGACCGGCAAGGCTCCGGCGAGACCTGGATCCACGAGGTCTGGAGCGGCGACTCTGCGCGCGCGCGCGCCAATAACCCCGACATCAAGTTCATCTTCCCGAAGGAGGGAGTCGTCGCCTGGATGGACAACATCGGAGTGCCGACCAGCGCGAAAGACCCAGAGAACGCCAAGCTATTCATCGAATTCATGATGAAGCCGGAAAACAGCGGGCTATCGTCGAACTTTACCCATTATGCCAGCGCCGTCTCCGGCAGCGACGCTTATTATGATTCGGCTCTGAAAGACGCGCCTGAGCTCAAGGTCCCAGCCGGCACCAAAATGACCTTTACGCCGGTGTGTCCCGAAGAGGCGATCAAACTGATGGATCGCGTCTGGACCAAACTCAAGAAATAA
- a CDS encoding lysylphosphatidylglycerol synthase domain-containing protein, with amino-acid sequence MKRIFDFVWPAIGVIAVGISVWLLYREFRGQSVGPEVWRQLQAIPPSRYLLAIGSTFVAYGALAWYDRIALRHLRITHISWVFISLCSFTTYAIAHNIGATVVSGGMVRYRAYHSKGLTAAQVAILVAICSLTFGLGTMLMGGLILVFEPNQLSRFGGILPDYFTDPTTAFAIGIVLLILVAVYVIGSIFKFPPLIIRGFRLEYPGPGIAIRQLLAAPLELLGAAGIIYFALPAVGNPGYFVVLGVFLATFSAALVSNAPGGIGVFELLFIKAMPATPQVEVLTALLVFRLFYLILPLCISLIVVILFERGKLKEALHHEAKSAASDHREVSPRVDQRQVDYP; translated from the coding sequence ATGAAACGCATCTTTGATTTTGTCTGGCCCGCGATCGGCGTGATCGCGGTTGGCATCTCCGTTTGGCTTCTGTACCGGGAGTTTCGCGGCCAATCCGTCGGGCCGGAAGTCTGGCGTCAGCTCCAGGCGATTCCTCCGTCGCGCTATCTTTTGGCGATCGGCTCGACTTTCGTCGCCTATGGCGCGCTGGCCTGGTACGACAGAATTGCGCTGCGTCACCTCAGAATCACGCATATTTCCTGGGTTTTCATTTCGCTTTGCTCCTTCACCACTTACGCCATCGCGCATAATATTGGCGCGACCGTCGTATCGGGCGGAATGGTGCGCTATCGCGCCTATCATTCCAAAGGGCTGACTGCGGCGCAGGTTGCAATTCTCGTCGCCATTTGCTCGCTCACCTTTGGCCTTGGCACCATGCTGATGGGCGGCCTTATTCTCGTGTTCGAACCAAATCAGCTATCGCGATTTGGCGGCATATTGCCGGACTATTTCACCGACCCGACGACAGCCTTCGCAATCGGGATCGTCTTGCTGATCTTGGTGGCGGTCTATGTGATCGGCTCCATTTTCAAATTTCCGCCGCTGATCATTCGGGGGTTTCGGCTCGAGTATCCGGGGCCCGGCATCGCCATCAGGCAACTTCTCGCCGCGCCGCTGGAGCTTTTGGGCGCTGCGGGCATCATCTATTTTGCTTTGCCGGCGGTGGGCAATCCCGGCTATTTCGTCGTGCTCGGCGTTTTTCTCGCAACGTTTTCGGCCGCGCTGGTGTCGAATGCTCCCGGCGGTATCGGCGTTTTCGAGCTTTTGTTCATCAAGGCCATGCCTGCGACCCCGCAAGTTGAAGTGCTGACCGCCCTCCTCGTGTTCCGGCTCTTCTATCTTATTCTTCCGCTTTGCATTTCCTTGATTGTCGTCATCTTGTTCGAGCGCGGCAAGCTCAAGGAAGCACTGCATCATGAAGCGAAATCCGCCGCCTCAGATCACCGGGAAGTCAGCCCGCGCGTCGATCAGCGACAGGTTGACTATCCCTGA
- a CDS encoding DUF2853 family protein codes for MTDHLADVKKYAKKPVNEAALAAMEKTYRLVLSQPDSKYVACSDPAERETVRENFLKKKLGRGDEFGVWGILARIFP; via the coding sequence ATGACTGATCATCTTGCCGACGTCAAAAAATACGCCAAAAAGCCCGTCAACGAGGCCGCGCTGGCCGCCATGGAGAAGACCTATCGGCTCGTGCTGAGCCAACCTGACTCGAAATATGTAGCGTGCAGCGATCCGGCCGAACGGGAGACGGTGCGCGAAAACTTTCTCAAAAAGAAACTAGGCCGTGGTGACGAATTCGGCGTTTGGGGGATTCTCGCGAGGATCTTTCCATGA
- a CDS encoding cupin domain-containing protein, translated as MTDYSRRNLLAVGAAGGLIAAAAGSARADGFVAQPGDGGFALNSTSLPAGEKIVHHSAGDVEALPDFHFSLDAGKPKVTSGGWAKEATVENFPISKGIAGVHMYLEPGASRELHWHAIAAEWAFVLDGRCQVMVLDPFGQREVANFGPGDVWFFPKGHGHSIQTIGDKPCHFILSFDNGAFSEHGTFSITDWISLTPKDLLAENFGIPASFFDTLPKGETYINAGPIIPESRAREVLLPPGLTHKYSLMDLAPKIDTKGGQLRLATQKEFPMSKSMSGGVMTLKPGSIREMHWHPNANEWHYYLNGQAEVALFGSGGRGKVKSFVPGDVAYIPAGYGHAIRNVGNQDVEIVITFDSGEYQEITLSDWMAASPNYLLANNFGVSDDSFDKFPKTSEHIHKAG; from the coding sequence ATGACGGATTATTCGCGCCGGAATCTCTTGGCCGTTGGCGCGGCCGGCGGTTTGATCGCAGCTGCGGCTGGCTCTGCGAGAGCGGACGGCTTCGTCGCCCAGCCGGGCGATGGCGGTTTCGCATTAAATTCGACTTCGCTGCCGGCCGGCGAAAAGATCGTCCATCACAGCGCTGGCGATGTCGAGGCTTTGCCCGACTTTCATTTCTCCTTGGACGCCGGCAAGCCGAAGGTGACCTCAGGCGGCTGGGCCAAGGAAGCCACCGTCGAGAATTTCCCGATCTCCAAAGGCATCGCCGGGGTGCACATGTACCTTGAGCCCGGAGCCTCGCGCGAGCTGCACTGGCACGCGATCGCGGCCGAATGGGCCTTTGTTCTCGACGGCCGATGCCAGGTGATGGTCCTCGATCCGTTCGGCCAAAGAGAGGTCGCGAACTTCGGGCCGGGCGATGTCTGGTTCTTCCCCAAAGGTCACGGCCACTCGATCCAGACGATCGGCGACAAACCCTGCCATTTCATCCTTTCGTTCGACAATGGCGCATTCTCGGAGCACGGCACGTTCTCGATCACCGACTGGATCAGCCTGACGCCAAAGGACTTGCTCGCCGAGAACTTCGGCATTCCGGCCAGTTTCTTCGACACGCTGCCCAAGGGCGAGACCTATATCAACGCAGGGCCGATCATTCCGGAGTCGCGCGCCAGGGAAGTGCTCCTGCCGCCCGGCCTGACGCATAAATACTCGCTCATGGATCTTGCTCCCAAAATCGACACCAAGGGCGGCCAACTGCGTCTTGCGACCCAGAAGGAGTTCCCGATGTCGAAGTCGATGTCCGGCGGCGTGATGACGCTGAAGCCCGGCTCGATACGCGAGATGCACTGGCACCCCAATGCGAATGAATGGCACTACTATCTGAACGGTCAGGCCGAGGTGGCCCTGTTCGGTTCGGGAGGACGCGGCAAGGTCAAGAGCTTCGTCCCTGGCGACGTCGCCTATATCCCGGCGGGATATGGACATGCGATTCGCAATGTCGGCAACCAGGATGTCGAGATCGTGATCACGTTCGATTCGGGCGAATACCAGGAAATCACCCTTTCGGACTGGATGGCGGCGAGCCCGAACTATCTCCTCGCGAACAATTTTGGCGTCAGCGACGACTCGTTCGACAAATTCCCCAAGACCTCCGAGCATATTCATAAAGCCGGCTGA
- a CDS encoding cyclic nucleotide-binding domain-containing protein, which yields MEVALERLASCNLILRAPPPTVSIKTLSASEIELEISYRIRDRSIVGAAQNEVLDRLFRCIMAAGMRFAPTPGSIEISTSAPDSEDGLAAPLALVHWLPLFSSLSEQQKTVLAGKMTRKAYAAGDMVLQQGAVSQALTILRSGVVAIYISKDGREYELARLAPGDYCGEAGFLLGEPQSGSVRALTRSIVYDIKTEDLAPLLRERPTLSEELGRVLSRRRALAEADEAGVANHEDRSAKRLSDRIRQLFKLD from the coding sequence GTGGAGGTGGCCCTGGAGCGTCTGGCCAGTTGCAACTTGATCTTGCGCGCGCCGCCGCCGACGGTGTCGATCAAGACGCTGAGCGCCTCTGAGATTGAACTGGAGATAAGTTATAGGATTCGTGACCGATCGATCGTCGGCGCCGCCCAGAACGAAGTGCTGGATCGCCTTTTCCGTTGCATCATGGCAGCCGGAATGAGATTCGCTCCGACGCCGGGCAGCATCGAAATCTCGACGTCTGCGCCCGATAGCGAAGATGGTCTCGCCGCGCCTCTCGCGCTCGTCCATTGGCTGCCGCTCTTCTCCTCGCTTAGCGAACAGCAAAAGACGGTCCTCGCCGGAAAGATGACCCGGAAGGCCTACGCGGCTGGTGATATGGTGCTTCAGCAGGGGGCCGTGTCGCAAGCGCTGACAATCCTGCGATCAGGGGTGGTCGCCATCTACATTTCGAAGGATGGGCGCGAGTATGAATTGGCGCGATTGGCCCCGGGCGACTATTGCGGCGAGGCGGGTTTTCTTTTGGGCGAGCCGCAAAGCGGCTCGGTGCGCGCCTTGACGCGTTCGATTGTCTACGACATAAAAACGGAAGATCTTGCGCCCCTTCTTAGAGAGCGCCCGACCCTCTCGGAAGAGCTCGGCCGCGTCCTGTCCCGCCGCCGCGCTCTTGCTGAGGCCGATGAGGCTGGCGTGGCGAACCATGAAGATCGCTCGGCGAAGCGTTTGTCCGACCGCATCAGGCAGCTGTTCAAACTTGATTGA
- a CDS encoding mechanosensitive ion channel family protein, producing MPFWPQFIAEHSQAAADAAALLLAGLSVLALSPRLGAVWRAIGQTGLFVALTTSLLAHGVEPYQPQPASSASAAHQLGIYFLVILWWCALGWSLVAFVRAFVIFERKPNESQLFQQLLAALIYLGVALAIASNVLHFAVGALLATSGAVAIILGLALQSTLADVFSGIAISLGRSYSIGDWIVVDSGFEGRIIAASLKPIGKPFTS from the coding sequence GTGCCATTCTGGCCGCAATTTATCGCCGAGCATTCGCAAGCCGCGGCGGACGCAGCGGCGCTTCTCCTCGCGGGCCTTTCAGTCCTCGCTCTATCGCCGCGACTCGGCGCTGTGTGGAGGGCGATTGGGCAGACGGGCTTATTCGTCGCTCTGACCACATCGCTGCTTGCTCACGGCGTCGAGCCCTACCAGCCGCAACCTGCGTCGAGCGCAAGCGCCGCGCATCAGTTGGGCATCTACTTCCTCGTAATTCTGTGGTGGTGCGCGCTCGGCTGGAGCCTCGTCGCCTTCGTCCGCGCCTTCGTGATCTTCGAGCGAAAGCCGAACGAAAGCCAATTGTTCCAACAGCTTTTAGCCGCGCTCATCTATCTCGGGGTCGCTCTGGCGATCGCCAGCAACGTCCTTCATTTCGCGGTCGGCGCGCTTCTGGCCACATCGGGCGCGGTTGCGATCATCCTTGGTCTGGCGTTGCAGAGCACGCTCGCCGATGTTTTTTCGGGGATCGCCATCAGTCTCGGGCGATCCTACAGTATCGGAGACTGGATTGTCGTCGATAGCGGCTTCGAAGGCCGCATCATTGCCGCATCATTGAAGCCAATTGGCAAGCCGTTCACCTCCTGA
- a CDS encoding zinc-binding alcohol dehydrogenase family protein, whose product MKAVGYRKSLPIAAADSLLDLDLPIPVPGPRDLLVAVKAVSVNPVDTKVRMRSAPDAGDVKILGWDAVGVVEAAGKDVTLFKPGDEVFYAGSITRPGTNAEFHLVDERIVGHKPKTLSIAEAAALPLTTITAWELLFDRLGVGRGERSAGGSLLIVGGAGGVGSILIQLARRLTGLTVIATASRPQTRNWCLDLGAHHVIDHAKPLPEELKKLGVAEIDYIASLTATEQHFPAIVEVIKPQGRFGVIDDPKTLDINPLKRKAVSAHWESMFTRSMFETEDMIAQHRLLNEVADLIDAGVIRTTLADNLGPINAANLKKAHALIESGKAKGKIVLQGF is encoded by the coding sequence GTGAAAGCCGTTGGCTATCGAAAATCCCTACCCATCGCCGCCGCAGATTCGCTGCTTGATCTCGACCTGCCCATCCCGGTCCCGGGGCCGCGCGATCTGCTCGTCGCCGTCAAGGCCGTTTCGGTCAATCCCGTCGATACGAAGGTGCGAATGCGATCCGCGCCGGACGCGGGAGACGTGAAGATTTTGGGCTGGGACGCGGTCGGCGTGGTCGAAGCCGCGGGCAAGGACGTGACTTTATTCAAGCCGGGCGACGAGGTGTTTTATGCCGGATCGATCACCCGCCCGGGAACAAACGCCGAGTTCCACCTCGTCGATGAACGGATCGTCGGACACAAGCCCAAAACCCTTTCCATCGCCGAAGCGGCAGCTTTGCCCCTGACTACGATCACCGCTTGGGAATTGCTATTCGACCGTCTCGGCGTTGGCCGAGGCGAGCGCTCCGCCGGCGGCAGTCTGCTCATCGTCGGCGGAGCTGGCGGCGTCGGCTCGATTCTCATTCAGCTTGCCCGCCGCCTCACCGGCCTCACCGTCATCGCCACGGCATCGCGTCCGCAAACCCGCAATTGGTGCCTCGATCTCGGCGCCCATCACGTCATCGACCATGCCAAGCCGCTCCCAGAGGAGTTGAAGAAGCTTGGCGTCGCAGAGATCGATTATATCGCCAGCCTGACCGCCACCGAGCAGCATTTTCCCGCAATCGTCGAAGTCATTAAACCGCAAGGCCGATTCGGCGTGATCGACGACCCCAAGACTCTCGACATCAATCCTCTGAAGCGAAAGGCGGTGTCCGCCCACTGGGAATCGATGTTCACGCGATCTATGTTTGAAACCGAAGATATGATCGCGCAACATAGGCTGCTGAACGAGGTCGCCGACCTCATTGACGCAGGGGTGATCCGCACCACGCTTGCCGACAATCTTGGACCGATCAACGCCGCCAATCTGAAGAAGGCGCATGCTCTGATCGAGAGTGGAAAGGCCAAGGGCAAGATCGTTCTGCAGGGATTTTGA
- a CDS encoding TetR/AcrR family transcriptional regulator → MEAAREVFQEKGFAEATLDDVISRSGGSRQTLYGLFGGKQGLFEALIIETCETIFEGLAPEKLAPRPPREVLEEVGIRYLDIVTSASTLSLNRLIIAEAPRIPEIAEQYWKLGPGRSREFLAEFFDRQIERGQLQLPDSHKAADHFLEMLSGTIRFQCLIGVRRPPAAAEIKRMVEAAVEQFLQGCMPKKAEPTPRLTAPV, encoded by the coding sequence ATGGAGGCCGCGCGCGAGGTTTTCCAGGAAAAGGGCTTCGCCGAAGCCACTTTGGATGATGTGATCTCGCGGTCCGGCGGATCGCGGCAGACGCTCTATGGGCTGTTCGGCGGTAAGCAAGGCCTGTTCGAGGCCCTTATCATCGAGACGTGCGAGACGATCTTTGAGGGCTTGGCCCCGGAAAAATTAGCGCCGCGTCCCCCCCGCGAGGTGCTGGAGGAGGTCGGCATCCGCTATCTGGACATCGTGACCTCCGCCTCGACTCTCAGCCTCAATCGCCTCATCATCGCCGAAGCGCCGCGCATCCCGGAAATCGCCGAACAATACTGGAAACTGGGTCCGGGCCGCAGCCGGGAATTCCTTGCGGAATTTTTCGACCGCCAGATCGAACGGGGTCAGCTTCAGCTGCCAGATAGCCACAAAGCGGCCGATCATTTTCTCGAAATGTTGTCTGGGACAATAAGGTTTCAATGCCTCATCGGCGTGCGGCGGCCGCCGGCCGCCGCCGAGATCAAGCGGATGGTGGAGGCGGCGGTCGAGCAATTCCTGCAAGGCTGCATGCCGAAGAAAGCCGAACCGACGCCGCGCTTGACTGCTCCCGTCTGA
- a CDS encoding efflux RND transporter permease subunit has product MGIVAFALRYRHTFYVLAFMMLFLGGSAILTTPKDIFPSINIPVVTVIWQYTGLTPEEMEQRVTTYSEYSISSAVSDVRTIESQTLSGIAVEKIYFQPGVSIDLAIAQIVSGSDSIRALMPAGIQPPTIVQYNASSVAVLQLSLSSDQLNEQQLYDYGIYQMRQALAPIPGITLPTPYGGKYRQIMVDLDPDALRARGITPNDIVTAVNASSLTLPAGDVKMGDQQFIVKVNTLAPSIADLNRVPVKQVGGATVYLSDVAHVRDGWAVQQNIVRAEGKRSVLLTIIKNGNASTLDVVNRVKAALPEIQKAAPPGMNIDLLFDQSVFVQNAINSVLQEGAIAAALTALMILIFLGSWRSTIVVMVAIPLSILTSIAVLAALGQTINTMTLGGLALAVGILVDDSTVTIENTHRLLEEGEPFDKAVLDGASGIAIPTLISTLAICCVFVSVFFLQGAARYLFTPLAMAVVFAMLASYCIARTLTPIMIGLLIRTEHENHGAAKGWFGRFHDGFNVRFDRFRDFYGWLLAGILRRTILTPTIAVLVVIGAGALSLNIGSDFFPAVDAGLIQLHVRAPARTRVERTEQIFQAVEDNIRADVAPKDLKLILDNIGLPQRLYNLAFTDGSAIGVNDGIIQIELGEGHEPTAQIIKKLRAELPAAFPDVLFYFQPADLVTQVLNFGVPTQIDVQVQGKDRENNKKIAAALQEKMFKVPGLVDAHIQQELNAPELYYTVDRTRAQQLQLKTQDVGNNINISLSSSEQVSPNFWTDPKNGIPYFMAVQTPEYRTSNKNQLDNTPLASGLDPSGTPIPTVLGNIATAQRIGVQSVFNQSNIQAVYDVYGSTQDHDLGSISTAINKIVAEVEPQLKPGNHIVVRGQIESMNSAFGNLTMGLLFAAVFVYMLMVVNYQSFLDPLAVILALPGAGAGIILLLFVTGTTLSVPSLMGSIMAIGVASANSILLVTFAREQREAGMSAFEAALSAGTTRLRPVLMTAAAMIVGMIPMAIGGPGEEQNAVLARAVIGGVAVGTMTTLLFVPFLYSVIGRFERLDSEAHAGPAHQGASS; this is encoded by the coding sequence ATGGGCATAGTCGCATTCGCGCTTCGCTACCGCCACACCTTTTATGTGCTGGCATTCATGATGCTGTTTCTTGGCGGCAGCGCGATCCTGACGACGCCCAAGGACATTTTCCCCAGCATCAACATCCCAGTGGTTACGGTCATTTGGCAGTATACCGGGCTGACGCCGGAGGAAATGGAGCAGCGCGTCACCACCTACAGCGAATATTCGATCAGCTCCGCCGTCAGCGACGTCCGCACCATCGAGAGCCAAACGCTGTCCGGCATCGCGGTCGAGAAGATTTACTTTCAGCCTGGCGTCAGCATCGATCTCGCGATCGCCCAGATCGTCTCCGGCTCCGATTCGATCCGCGCGCTGATGCCGGCCGGCATTCAGCCGCCGACGATCGTCCAGTATAATGCCTCATCGGTCGCCGTGCTTCAGCTTAGTTTGAGTTCTGACCAGCTGAACGAGCAGCAGCTCTATGATTACGGCATCTATCAGATGCGCCAAGCCTTGGCTCCGATCCCCGGCATCACGCTGCCGACGCCCTATGGCGGCAAATATCGACAGATCATGGTCGATCTCGACCCCGACGCGCTCCGGGCGAGGGGCATAACCCCGAACGATATCGTCACCGCCGTCAACGCTTCAAGCCTGACCTTGCCCGCGGGCGACGTGAAGATGGGCGATCAGCAGTTCATCGTTAAAGTCAACACGTTGGCCCCTTCGATCGCCGACCTCAACCGCGTGCCTGTCAAGCAGGTTGGCGGCGCCACCGTCTATCTCTCCGACGTCGCGCATGTTCGCGACGGCTGGGCGGTGCAGCAGAACATCGTGCGAGCCGAAGGCAAGCGCTCCGTCCTTTTGACCATCATCAAGAACGGCAACGCCTCCACTCTCGACGTGGTCAATCGCGTGAAGGCGGCTCTGCCCGAGATCCAAAAGGCGGCGCCTCCCGGCATGAACATAGACCTCTTGTTCGACCAGTCCGTGTTCGTGCAGAACGCGATCAACAGCGTGCTGCAGGAAGGGGCGATCGCCGCCGCCCTGACCGCCCTGATGATCCTCATCTTCCTTGGCTCATGGCGCTCCACAATCGTCGTCATGGTGGCGATTCCGCTGTCAATTCTGACGTCGATTGCCGTGCTGGCGGCGCTTGGCCAGACAATCAACACGATGACTCTCGGCGGCCTGGCGCTGGCGGTCGGCATCCTCGTTGACGACAGCACCGTCACGATCGAGAACACCCATCGCCTGCTTGAGGAAGGCGAGCCCTTCGACAAAGCCGTGCTGGACGGCGCTTCCGGCATCGCGATTCCGACGCTGATCTCCACGCTGGCCATTTGCTGCGTGTTCGTCTCGGTGTTCTTTTTGCAGGGGGCTGCGCGTTATCTCTTCACCCCGCTGGCCATGGCGGTGGTGTTCGCCATGCTCGCCTCCTACTGCATCGCGCGCACGCTAACCCCGATCATGATCGGGCTTTTGATCCGCACGGAGCATGAGAACCACGGCGCCGCCAAGGGCTGGTTTGGCCGCTTTCATGACGGATTCAACGTGCGGTTCGATCGTTTCCGCGACTTTTATGGTTGGCTGCTCGCCGGCATTCTGCGGCGGACCATATTGACGCCGACGATCGCCGTGCTTGTCGTGATCGGGGCAGGCGCGCTCTCGCTCAACATCGGTTCCGACTTCTTTCCGGCCGTCGACGCTGGCCTGATCCAGTTGCACGTGCGGGCCCCCGCGCGCACGCGCGTCGAACGCACCGAGCAGATCTTCCAGGCGGTCGAGGACAATATCCGCGCGGACGTCGCGCCTAAGGATCTGAAACTGATCCTCGACAATATTGGTTTGCCGCAGCGGCTCTATAATCTTGCCTTCACCGATGGCAGCGCCATCGGCGTCAACGACGGCATCATCCAAATCGAGCTCGGCGAAGGTCACGAGCCCACCGCGCAGATCATCAAAAAGCTGCGCGCCGAACTGCCGGCAGCGTTTCCCGACGTTCTCTTCTATTTCCAACCCGCCGATCTCGTCACCCAAGTGCTGAACTTTGGCGTGCCGACGCAGATCGACGTGCAGGTTCAGGGGAAAGACCGCGAAAACAACAAGAAGATCGCCGCGGCGTTGCAGGAGAAAATGTTTAAGGTTCCCGGCCTCGTCGACGCCCATATCCAGCAAGAGCTGAACGCGCCCGAGCTGTACTACACCGTCGACCGCACCCGCGCGCAGCAGCTCCAGCTGAAGACGCAGGACGTGGGCAATAACATCAACATCAGCCTCAGTTCCTCGGAACAGGTCTCGCCTAATTTCTGGACCGATCCGAAAAATGGCATCCCGTACTTCATGGCGGTGCAGACGCCCGAATATCGCACCTCCAATAAGAACCAGCTCGACAATACTCCGCTTGCCAGCGGTCTCGATCCCAGCGGCACTCCAATACCCACCGTGCTTGGCAATATCGCCACGGCGCAGCGCATCGGCGTGCAATCGGTCTTCAACCAGTCCAACATTCAAGCGGTCTATGACGTTTATGGCAGCACGCAGGACCACGATCTCGGCAGCATATCGACGGCGATCAACAAGATTGTCGCCGAGGTCGAGCCTCAGCTCAAACCCGGCAATCACATTGTCGTTCGCGGCCAGATCGAGAGCATGAATTCAGCGTTCGGCAATTTGACGATGGGGCTGTTGTTCGCCGCCGTCTTCGTTTACATGCTGATGGTCGTCAATTATCAGAGCTTCCTCGATCCGCTTGCGGTGATCCTGGCTTTGCCTGGCGCCGGCGCAGGGATTATCTTGCTGCTGTTCGTCACCGGCACCACGCTGAGCGTGCCTTCCCTGATGGGGTCGATCATGGCGATCGGCGTTGCTTCGGCAAACTCGATTTTGTTGGTCACCTTCGCACGTGAGCAGCGCGAGGCTGGGATGAGCGCGTTCGAGGCCGCGTTGTCGGCTGGCACCACGCGACTTCGCCCGGTTCTGATGACAGCCGCCGCAATGATCGTCGGCATGATTCCAATGGCGATCGGCGGCCCCGGGGAAGAGCAGAATGCGGTGCTGGCGCGCGCGGTCATCGGCGGCGTCGCCGTCGGCACCATGACCACTTTGTTGTTTGTTCCGTTCCTCTATTCCGTGATCGGCCGTTTTGAACGGCTGGACTCGGAGGCCCATGCGGGCCCGGCTCATCAAGGAGCTTCGTCATGA